The Clarias gariepinus isolate MV-2021 ecotype Netherlands chromosome 7, CGAR_prim_01v2, whole genome shotgun sequence genome includes a window with the following:
- the tbrg1 gene encoding transforming growth factor beta regulator 1, translating into MDPLNSLSNFESEIESDGQGSYSLFPALDNISSLAGAPETLENEPPGEVVDKPNLTWLDAAQIVLEEAGRPMHIKEIKQMIIARGLVQSNAKSSLEAVMYRETQKGSRRFKRIENRNGVFALMTDEERQQTLQAFSTQSAFSSSGSSLPSGSPHRHSEHRPKVKKAVRKNQNEKYRLKYLRLRKAARAMIFENAALGDEVARLEEKFVRAKEERRFLLKTLLQYQSLAEGELLPTPGSSTHPPASFSSTAAGGAALPTSQSQASGASAADDGLLKKPKKERKERGKENGREEGTKKISKKRKVAEGGMRKLVQPIPLDSSGRPVFPIVLGGLTVYSLGEIITDRALFHDDGAIYPVGFCSTRVFASVKNPEQQCLYTCQIKDGNQGPQFEIVPEDDPQNAIVASSALSCHTELLKAIAAKRGKPLTSIIPNGADFFGFSDPTIQNLIQSCPGARKCSNYQWVRFEVCRLGEGQASHALSEDDASVNFEAFQRLLHCEDTGSGQGLSTDQSNTVRPTQTGVSSHQHLLSSASLQTPTCGPLSST; encoded by the exons ATGGATCCCCTGAACAGTCTCTCTAACTTCGAGTCAGAGATTGAGTCTGATGGACAGGGCTCGTATTCCCTCTTTCCTGCTCTGGACAACATATCTAGTCTGGCAGGAGCACCAGAGACTCTGGAAAA TGAACCACCAGGAGAAGTTGTCGACAAACCTAACCTCACATGGCTTGATGCTGCCCAG ATTGTTCTTGAAGAAGCAGGACGTCCGATGCACATCAAGGAGATCAAGCAGATGATCATCGCTCGGGGATTGGTGCAGTCGAA TGCAAAGTCCAGCCTCGAGGCGGTGATGTACCGTGAG ACTCAGAAAGGGAGCAGGCGCTTCAAGAGGATTGAGAACAGAAACGGAGTCTTTGCTCTCATG ACTGATGAGGAGAGACAGCAGACTCTGCAGGCCTTTTCCACTCAATCAGCCTTCTCGAGCTCGGGTTCTTCTCTGCCCTCTGGTTCTCCTCACCGTCACTCCGAGCACAGGCCTAAAGTCAAAAAGGCTGTTCGCAAAAACCAGAATGAGAAGTACAGGCTCAAGTACCTCCGTCTCCGGAAGGCTGCTCGCGCCATGATTTTT GAGAACGCAGCTCTAGGTGATGAGGTCGCCCGCTTGGAGGAGAAGTTTGTTCGGGCAAAAGAAGAAAGGAG GTTTTTGTTGAAGACTCTATTGCAGTACCAGTCGTTGGCAGAAGGTGAGCTACTCCCAACCCCTGGGAGCAGTACACACCCTCCTGCCTCTTTCAGCTCCACTGCAGCAGGGGGCGCTGCCTTACCCACTAGCCAAAGCCAGGCTTCTGGTGCTTCAGCGGCTGATGATGGCCTTCTGAAGAAACCCAAGAAAGAACGAAAGGAGCGAGGGAAGGAGAACGGAAGAGAAGAAG GGACCAAAAAGATatccaagaaaagaaaagtggcTGAGGGTGGTATGCGTAAACTGGTCCAGCCCATCCCACTGGACTCCTCCGGCAGGCCTGTCTTTCCCATCGTTTTAGGAGGACTGACTGTCTACAGCCTGGGCGAG ATCATCACAGATAGAGCTCTCTTCCATGATGATGGCGCCATTTACCCTGTAGGCTTCTGTAGCACACGAGTATTTGCCAGCGTGAAGAACCCAGAGCAGCAGTGCCTCTACACCTGTCAGATTAAAGATGGCAACCAGGGACCacag TTTGAGATCGTGCCTGAAGACGACCCACAGAACGCCATTGTGGCCTCGTCAGCTCTGAGCTGCCATACAGAGCTACTGAAAGCCATCGCTGCCAAGAG agGCAAGCCTTTGACCAGCATCATCCCCAACGGTGCGGACTTCTTCGGTTTCTCAGACCCGACCATTCAGAACCTGATTCAAAGCTGTCCTGGCGCTCGCAAGTGCAGCAA TTATCAGTGGGTGCGCTTCGAGGTGTGTCGACTCGGAGAAGGACAGGCCTCTCACGCGCTGTCCGAGGATGATGCGTCTGTGAATTTCGAAGCATTTCAGCGCCTGCTGCATTGCGAGGATACTGGGAGTGGTCAGGGTCTGTCTACTGACCAGAGCAATACAG TGCGACCCACACAAACCGGCGTTTCATCACATCAACACTTACTGAGTTCAGCATCTCTACAGACACCTACATGTGGCCCTCTCTCCAGCACCTGA